In Tachysurus fulvidraco isolate hzauxx_2018 chromosome 1, HZAU_PFXX_2.0, whole genome shotgun sequence, a single window of DNA contains:
- the mstna gene encoding LOW QUALITY PROTEIN: myostatin a (The sequence of the model RefSeq protein was modified relative to this genomic sequence to represent the inferred CDS: inserted 1 base in 1 codon) — protein MRRVSCSXAKKPSAARTTSGIMLLIIFLISVLSVLGPEGQSPSTTLRPPVTEESGQCSAACESRQQSKLLRLHSIRSQILSALRLERAPNLTRDAARQLVPRAPPLLELLSRYERQNGSTGEDYEEAEEREEASTETIITMATEPQSVSQTNSVPRCCLFSLSPKILPDNIVKAQLWIHLRLGKEATSIFMQISHFQPPFYSNPRPKVLSLKIDANTQTNPWQSVDMKPLLQSWLKQPESNFGIEIKAFDSQGKDLAVTSAESGEEGLQPFLEVKIAEAPKRSRRESGLDCNERSSESRCCRYPLTVDFEDFGWDWIIAPKRYKANYCSGECEQVHLQKLPHTHLVNKANPRGTAGPCCTPTKMSPINMLYFNHREQIIYGKIPSMVVDLCGCS, from the exons ATGCGACGCGTTTCCTGCT TCGCCAAAAAGCCCTCAGCCGCCCGCACAACATCCGGGATCATGCTTCTCATCATTTTCCTAATCAGTGTGTTAAGTGTATTGGGACCGGAGGGTCAGAGCCCGAGCACGACGCTGCGCCCCCCGGTGACCGAGGAGAGCGGTCAGTGCTCGGCCGCGTGCGAGTCCCGACAGCAGAGTAAACTGTTGCGCCTGCACTCCATTCGCTCGCAGATCCTGAGCGCGCTGCGCCTCGAGCGCGCGCCGAACCTCACCAGGGACGCGGCGAGACAGCTCGTGCCCAGAGCGCCGCCGCTGCTCGAGCTCCTCAGCCGGTACGAGAGGCAAAATGGCAGCACGGGCGAGGATTACGAGGAGGCGGAGGAGCGCGAGGAGGCCAGCACCGAGACAATCATCACCATGGCGACGGAAC CTCAAAGCGTATCTCAGACCAACTCGGTACCGCGGTGCTGTTTATTCTCACTCAGTCCCAAGATTTTGCCGGACAACATCGTGAAGGCTCAGCTGTGGATCCACCTGCGTCTGGGTAAAGAGGCCACTAGCATCTTCATGCAGATCTCACACTTTCAGCCGCCCTTCTACAGCAACCCCAGACCCAAAGTCCTCTCTCTGAAGATCGACGCCAACACCCAGACCAACCCGTGGCAGAGCGTCGACATGAAGCCGCTGCTGCAGTCGTGGCTCAAGCAGCCCGAGAGTAACTTCGGCATTGAGATCAAGGCCTTTGACAGCCAAGGGAAAGACTTGGCCGTGACCTCTGCTGAGTCAGGAGAGGAGGGGCTT CAACCCTTTCTAGAAGTCAAAATTGCAGAAGCGCCGAAACGTTCCAGACGAGAATCCGGCCTCGACTGCAACGAGCGTTCTTCTGAATCCCGCTGCTGCCGCTACCCGCTCACCGTAGACTTTGAAGACTTCGGTTGGGACTGGATCATTGCGCCTAAGCGCTACAAGGCCAACTACTGCTCGGGCGAGTGTGAGCAGGTCCACCTGCAGAAGTTACCGCACACACACCTGGTGAACAAGGCGAACCCTCGTGGTACGGCTGGACCGTGCTGCACGCCTACCAAAATGTCCCCCATAAACATGCTCTACTTCAACCACCGAGAGCAGATAATCTACGGGAAGATCCCTTCTATGGTGGTGGATCTCTGCGGCTGCTCCTGA